A window of Raphanus sativus cultivar WK10039 unplaced genomic scaffold, ASM80110v3 Scaffold2387, whole genome shotgun sequence genomic DNA:
AACCAAATGATTAACAGAAACAAAGTGGTAACTAATAAAACTCACCAGAGAAAGGAGATACCGGTGGAGTTGAACCAGCCGGTGAAACCGGAGCTGAACCGCCTTGGTATCCTGGTGGTTTTATTATCATGATGCTGCGTGTTACCTTCACGGCCTCCTCTGGTGATACTTCACCGTACGATCTCACGCTTCCACCGTCCGATTGATCTATAAGAACACCAGATCGAAGATCAGGCCATTGATACTTTTTTTTCACGTTaaagatttattaatttttatattttcagttaTAAATAATGATCAACCACCGGTTCAAGATAGCAAAAACACGGCGTACCATTGCCGGAGCTAGGCCGGAAACTGAAGGTATGGTGTCTCCGAAGCTTGCCAAGGCCGTTATCTGGCCGAGGACCAGCGACGGTATCATCCCAGAGATGATCTAGTAAGCCCATGAATCAAATCAACCCTAATAGTTTTCAAGAATCTGCAAATTTTTTTGGTCGCAAGttatgtttctttcttctcaCAAGCGTTGCAGAGAGTAATGGTTTTAAAGACGATAGAGAAGATCTCGTCCGTTGATCTTAATCTGACGTGGCGCTCGGATCTTTCTTCTCACAAACGTTGCAGAGAGTAACAACTTTAAAGGCGATAGGGGAGATCTCGTCCGTTGATCTTAGTCTGACGTGGCGCTTGGATCTGAGCTTTCGCAAGGTGGATAAGGTCGATTGGAGAGTCAGAATTTCGTCTCACGTGCCCGCATCTCTCGCTTTCAGTTTATTTACGGTATCACCCTTATCATTATCTAGTTTGAGATCAAAATACCACCCCGATTTCCGGTTATTTACACTGCTACCCTTTCCTAGAATCTTAGCCGCCAGCAACAATCGGACGATATATGGGCTTATCTTTTCTGGACGCATTAATAGGCCCAAAAAGACTATGGAacagtttgtttctttgtttataGAGAGCACCACAAAATTTTGATTAGAGTCAACCGAGCCCTCTGTGTCCTTGTGCAAAACTCCGAATCTGATACAAGCTTGTTGGTAGCACGACCTAAAGGCTCTAATTGCTGGAAAAATAGTTAAGTCGccgaaaaaattaattaaactgcgaaaaaaatttaaaaatttgcgGAATTGTGGAAATACATATTAAATtagttaaactattttatatggtatttaatttgttataataaatacaaatatcaataattaaactaattattacaaaatatgaaaacaattaaatttatttaaaatattttagttttcctTATAAAAATCTAgcttatttctaaatatatttaataatagattaacatttaataatatacaaattataatataacttatttacaatataactatttatcatttttaaaaaattgttgctatgtattttaaattttaagataatattaacatataatttaataatatgaaagtGTTGATTTGTAAATTTTTCCAACCATAATCTAATAAAACTTACTTTTCcacttaataatttttttctttatatttttgtcagcaaaaaaacagatttgcatttttcattattttttcatttctcaACTTTTGGTTGACTGGTAAAATATTCGTGGAATCGTTTCACATGCCATTCCGACATTCCGCAAATATACCAATGAAAGCAAAAGTACTATTCACTCAGAAAAAAACAATCTTCAGACAAAACATCAAAGATCCTGATCCTCCTCGTCCGAGGATGAGACATCCGAGGATGAGACATCATCTTCCATCATCTCTATTGTTGAGACTTGGAAACTGCAGAAGTGTTCAGCCGAAACAATGTTGGTCAAGTTTTTGAAGGAATGGCGGGTTTACTCTGATAACTGAAGGATGACGTGGCTCTGGCAGATTAATCTATGTGGAGATAAATATCACAAGTCAAGATAAACGTCAAGTGAAGATATTCCTGTTGAGAGATTCTAGGGAATGAGATGTTAGATTGATAGTTATCTTGTAACAAGATCAGATCGGCTAGGTATATAGTAGACGAGTCTGAGTCTTGGTTAGGGACGTTTTTATTGAGAGAAAAGTGGTGTGTTtttgagaagaagagagattgaTCTCGTTCTGGTTCTCAAGTGTTTTAGGAGTTGTTCAGTGTTGATTCACAGGTTGTGAAGTCAAGTAAAACTGATTAAACAGATTAGGTGTAATTTGTTTAAAGAACTTCTAATAAAGGTTTTGATTTGAAGCTTTATGATATACATCTGTGCTCTTGGTttttcatttggtatcagagcgggaaCCTACTTAGATCCACAGATCTATAACAGGTAGAGATCCTGAGGTGAGCATGGATTCATCAAAAGAGCTTATCGCTGTTCAGAGGACCTTCATGCTTGATGAGAATAACTTTGGACATTGGAAAGTAAGGATGAAACAGAGGTTGAAAGGAATCGAAGAAGATGTGTGGACGGCAGTTGAGACAGGCTGGAGTGAACCAACTGTTAAGACAGAAGGTGATGAATTCATTCCAAAACCTAAAGAGACTTGGACTGACACGGACAAGCTGCAATCGAAACACAATTCTAAAGCTATCTCTGAGATCTTCAATGCGATCAATCCAGAACAATTCAAACTTGTTCAAGGTTGTGTCTCTGCTAAGGATGCATGGGATACTTTAGTTGATTACTACGAGGGTACCTCTACTGTCAAGAGAACTAGACTGGATCACTTGGCTGCACAATTCGAGAATCTGAGAATGTCTGAAGATGAATCAATTACTGTTTTCAGTGCCAAGCTAAGTGCGATTGCCCATGAAGCTACTGTGCTGGGTAAGGAATACAAAGACAAGAAGCTGGTGAAAAAGATGATTCGTTGTTTGCCAGAAAAATTTGCTAACTACAAACCTCTACTGAAAGTTGGGATGAACACTGATGATATGAAATTCTCACAGCTGGTGGGAATACTTAAAGCAGAGGAGATGGATTCAGGCGGAGAGCCAACTAAGAAAGGTAAAGATATTGCCTTTGCTGCTGAAAAAGAGGAGGACAAGATAAAAGTTCTTCATGATACTTTGAATCAGAAACTGGAAGATAGCATGGGTTTGCTAGCACGAAATTTTAAGAAGGCACTGAGGAAAATCGAAAGGGGACAAGGTAGGAGCCAAGGATATCAACGAACATCAGACTCGAATGGTGAATGGAAAAATGACAAGgaaaaaatctggttttagaaACACAAGAGGTGATGGAAACCAGTCCACAAGGAAACGAGAACTTCAATGTCATGAGTGTGAAGGATATGGGCACATCAGATCAGAATGTCCACTAGCTAAGCGCAAAGAACTCAAGTGTTCTGAGTGCAAGGGTTTCGGCCATGTCAGGAGTGAGTGTCCAAGCATGACAAAGAAAGGTGAAAGATCAATGCTGAGTTTCAGTGACACTGAATCagaaggagatgatgatgatgacaggATGATGAACTTGGTGGCATTTATTGCTGAGGAAAGTGACACCAAAGCTGGTGAGGAATCAGAATCGGATGATGAGGAAATCGATCCTAAGGTTGAGTATCGGAAGCTGTATGACAACTGGGTCTCTATGAGTAATGACAATCTCAAGCTACTCAAGGATAAAGCCATGCTGGAGGCTCAAGTCAACATACTAGAGATGGAGAGATCAACTGAAACTTCAAAGTCTGTGTTGCTGAAAGAAAAAGGGCTGGCGTTTCCTGAAACTGTGGAGGAAATAAAGATTAGAGAGCTGGAGTCGAAAGTTGCACGATTGGGAGAACAGTTGAGTCTGGAAGAAGAAAAGAACAGGAATCTGGAGTCAAATCTCAGTGAAAATCACAAGAGAATTCGGATGCTGAACACTGGTACAAAAGAACTGGATAAGATTCTTGGTATAGGACAGTCACCAAGTGTCAATTGGAGACTTGGTTATTGTGGAAAAGAGATGAGGAAGATTCAGTCACCTGCAACTACAAGTACCAATTCTACTGTTTTCGTGCGATCTCAAGAAATAACAGCAAGAGTACCTGCTAAAGAACAATCCACTGCTATCGAGAAGCAAACAGAGAGGTCAGATCTTGGAAACAACAGGATTTTCAAGCGCAGTTGCAATTCATGTGGGCAACAAGGCCATATTGCTAAGTTCTGTTACGAACGGTATTTTAACATACGGAAAGCTTGGAAGAGCGGTGTGAGCTATCCTGATCCAAGAAGATATGGTTGTGTCTGGGTACCTAAATCGGTGCTGTATGCTAGAAAAAATGAAGAGGATTTCGACGATGAGTTTGATGTCATCTGTGACATAACCCAAGTGAAAGATGACAGAAGTGCTGGATCAAAGATTAATGTCAGTAATGAGATCATGAATGATACAAATCTCAAGTGCTTTATGTCGCGATTTGAACACAAGGAGGAGACAGTTGACTATCTAACAAGCTTGGTAGCTTACATGTCTTCTGAACAGTCTGACTTGACGCCATGGTATTTTGACAGCGGATGTTCAAGACACATGACTGGCACACGACAAGTCCTTACCTCTTACACTGATATAAGTGGTGGAAAAGTTACGTTTGGTGATGGTGCTAAAGGAAGTGTTCGTGGAGTAGGAGATGTCAAAGATCCAGATCAACCAGATCTTGTGAATGTTTTCTATGTTGAAGGGCTGAAAGCTAATCTAATAAGCATCAGTCAGCTATGTGATGAGGGCTTGAAAGTCTGGTTTACAAAAACAGAGTGCCAGGCAATAGATGACACTGGGAAGGTGATTCTTGAAGGGATCAGGTCTGGTAATAATTGTTACATGTGGAGACCGTCTAACACCTGCTTATCAGCTACAGACTCTCAACTTGACTTATGGCACAAACGAATGGGGCATATGAATGTTAACGGAATGCAGAGAATTGTCAAAGCTAATGTTGTAAGAGGAGTGCCGAAGCTGGAAGAAGCATCAGGGTCAGTGTGCAAGGCTTGCTGTCAGGGAAAACAGATAAAGGTACAACATAAGCAAGTGAAAGAGATCACCTCCAAACGAGTCTTGGAATTGGTTCACATGGACTTGATGGGACCCATACAAACAGAAAGCATTGGTGGACGCAGATACATATTTGTGTTGGTAGATGATTTCTCTCGATTTACTTGGGTGAGATTTTTGAGAGAAAAATCTGAGACATTACAAAGCTTCAAGATGCTGGCTCTACAACTGTCCAACGAGAAAGGCAACATTGCTCAAGTCAGAAGCGATCATGGAGGAGAATTTGAAAATCGTGCGTTTGAAAAGTTCTGTTTGGAACAAGGCATTAGACGTCAGTTTTCAGCCCCCagaactcctcagcaaaatgagATTGTTGAAAGAAAAAACCGCACTCTACAAGAGATGGCTAGAGCAATGATGCTTTACAATCAAGTTGAAACCAGATTCTGGGCAGAGGCAATCAGTACAGCATGTTATATCATCAACAGAGTCTATGTCAAGCCTGGTACGAAGACTACACCTTATGAAATATGGAGAGGAAAAACGCCAAATTTGAGTCATCTTCACATATTTGGGTGTATTTGCTACATACTCAACGACAGAGAGAACTTGGGCAAGTTCGATTCCAGAAGTGATGAAGGAATTTTCTTGGGCTACTCTACTCACAGTATGGCCTTCAGAGTCTACAACAAAACCACCAAAATGGTGACAGATGCAGTGAATGTTGTGTTTGATGACAGAGGTGGACGTACTGTAGAAGAAGTGAGACAAGATGAAAGTGTGACAATTAATCCGAATGGAAAACTGTCCAACAGCGATGATGTAGCATCAACAAGTAGACCGCAACACAATAAACAGCAAGTTCCTAAGAATCACTCAGCTGACGATGTGATTGGAGAAATTGATGCTGAAAGAGTGACGAGGAAACTACAAATCAATTTCAAAGAGATGGTCAAACTGGCGTGTTTCATCTCGATGATTGAACCAAAGGATGTCTATGAAGCATTGGAGGACGAGTTCTGGACTGAAGCATGTCACGAAGAGCTTGAACAGTTTGTCAGACACAAAGTATGGGAGCTTGTGCCTAGACCAAAAGGAGTAAATGTGATTGGTACAAAGTGGATTTTCAAAAACAAGATAGATGAAGATGGAAACGTGGTAAGAAACAAGTCTAGACTGGTGGCTCAAGGATACTGTCAAATAGAAGGAGTGGATTTCGATGAGACCTTCGCACCAGTGGCAAGACTTGAATCCATCCGATTGCTCCTGGGTATTGCTTGCAAACTGAACATCAGATTGTATCAAATGGATGTTAAAAGTGCCTTCCTGAATGGACTTCTGCAAGAGGAAGTATATGTGGCTCAACCCAAAGGCTTTGAAGACCCAAAGTTTCCAGATCATGTTTACAAGCTGAAGAGAGCACTATATGGTTTGAAACAAGCCCCTAGGGCATGGTATGAACGACTCACTCAGTTTCTACTGAAAGCTGGGTTCAAGCGAGGA
This region includes:
- the LOC108844014 gene encoding dormancy-associated protein homolog 3-like isoform X2, with protein sequence MGLLDHLWDDTVAGPRPDNGLGKLRRHHTFSFRPSSGNDQSDGGSVRSYGEVSPEEAVKVTRSIMIIKPPGYQGGSAPVSPAGSTPPVSPFSGGKEPFRFRRRSTSDAFDKGAGSENGPRNSPPTYGL
- the LOC108844014 gene encoding dormancy-associated protein homolog 3-like isoform X1, whose amino-acid sequence is MGLLDHLWDDTVAGPRPDNGLGKLRRHHTFSFRPSSGNDQSDGGSVRSYGEVSPEEAVKVTRSIMIIKPPGYQGGSAPVSPAGSTPPVSPFSANAGGKEPFRFRRRSTSDAFDKGAGSENGPRNSPPTYGL